The following are encoded together in the Chloroflexota bacterium genome:
- a CDS encoding peroxidase yields the protein MTEATEADAYVQAVARDWRTAPLNDVDRALCEFAAKLTHEPRNMTPADLDGLRAHGLDDRAIHDAVQVIGYFNYINRVADALGVEPEEFVKAWGESDTVSSH from the coding sequence GTGACGGAGGCGACTGAGGCGGATGCTTACGTTCAGGCCGTCGCCCGCGACTGGCGAACCGCGCCGCTGAACGACGTTGACCGCGCCCTGTGTGAGTTTGCGGCCAAGCTGACCCACGAGCCGCGAAACATGACTCCCGCCGATTTGGACGGGCTACGCGCCCACGGCCTGGATGACCGGGCGATTCACGACGCCGTTCAAGTGATCGGCTACTTCAATTACATCAACCGGGTGGCGGATGCGCTGGGAGTGGAGCCGGAGGAGTTTGTGAAGGCGTGGGGAGAAAGCGATACCGTCAGCAGTCATTAG
- a CDS encoding GAF domain-containing protein: MPGLGRPLRLGLQARITALTVIVLAAMFLATGIIGLRNQAASMDVVLEQRLALAETVAAHVDYHINYMVDELADAAAKPGFDLTDADLAPEQAALADLYRSGMFTHDVFVTDARGIVLAVEPETLRATLIGADFSQRPHIRQALETGLPQVSGLISGPLISLVVPVKNSRGEITGLIGGGLDPGGPAISGFIGPMALGETGYAQVVDGQGIVVASTVPGAVGAPSQHHDLLLSLIQRNEPTVATDVPVIEQGKEFHEVIAFAPIARLGWAVTIEQDRVEALAPITQARNQILLSALVTLALAMLLVWLIIRQVTRPVMGLAEAARRIATGDLATPVTVAGPDEVAELGHNFEAMRRKLAAWGEELEAAVQKRTRQLSVLYAIDRAAAQSLELDEILDDSLDKVLEVLEVEAGGILLVEPDRETMMLRTHRGLSDEFARNTRRIRLGEGISGRAAAERRPVALNMPDYPTERLAPFIVREGFQTLASTPLVSGGELVGALNVGTRRRHAFPPEELELLESIGRQLGGAVANARLHADTRRQATQLGLLYDAGLTINRELDPRLQLEFLCKIAMTAVHADRAEFFRCDAAGGQMRFEISVGYSEETQKALSRLTFPLDEARGLVGWVAQNRLPVYLPDVSADPRWITIDSEIRSALWVPVLHEKELLGTLGVSSARVNAFTPHDERLLVLFANQVAVAMENTRLFEATQHELVERKRAEEALHTSEQEYRTLVENATELIWTMDTEGRFTFGNRRSEEVSGHKLTDWIGKSFAPVIAPPEDLPRIQQIVLDTLAGKPQSYEVGIFRADGSILSLSVNTTPLYRDGQVVGAISFGRDVTAQKATEAALAQRMTELSALFELSGALRGVEGVEHMLPIIVQKAVEACRADCGNVLLLDESGETLVCRYGTGARQALVGARLRLGQGISGRVAQSGAPHLSPDFQHDPLLTFEIAMTTRLPEIASDICVPLRVGEQVVGAMHVSTYTPRTCAETEFRLLTAIADMAANALRRASLFEQLEHRVHELSALFDMNKMVTATLRIEDVLAFVVGAVTGVARAEGGYIFLWDEREERLVLRASQGFLAEDVGRIKYRLGEGLAGWAFLESQTVNIPDLAADPRWKREPEHEAPLPSGRANNALVVPLLVGKKALGVLGVINKTGAPAPSTEFTVGDESLLTTLAGQTATAIENARLYEDVRGLSVAAIRSLTAAIDARDPYTGGNSDDVAHLAVQLARELGWSGADLEMMEFAALLHDVGKIAVPDAVLRKTTPLTPDEWNIIRLHPYHSAQIVKPIEPLQRIVSWIYHHQERWDGTGYPDGLKGEAIPLASRIIAVVDAFNAMTTNRPYRRTKSREEAIGELRRCAGTHFDPQVVDVFLREAGG; the protein is encoded by the coding sequence ATGCCTGGGCTTGGTAGACCGCTCAGACTTGGCCTGCAAGCCCGCATCACCGCCCTCACCGTGATCGTCCTGGCCGCGATGTTCCTGGCTACGGGCATCATCGGCTTGCGCAATCAAGCCGCCTCGATGGATGTGGTGCTGGAACAGCGACTGGCACTGGCCGAAACGGTCGCCGCTCATGTGGATTACCACATCAACTATATGGTGGATGAACTAGCCGACGCGGCGGCCAAGCCCGGTTTCGACCTGACCGACGCCGACCTGGCCCCCGAGCAGGCCGCGCTGGCTGACCTATATCGTTCGGGTATGTTCACCCACGATGTATTCGTCACCGATGCGCGCGGCATCGTTCTGGCCGTTGAACCGGAGACACTGCGCGCCACACTGATCGGCGCGGATTTCTCCCAGCGTCCCCACATCCGCCAAGCGTTGGAAACCGGCCTGCCGCAGGTGAGCGGGCTGATCTCCGGCCCCCTCATCTCGCTCGTCGTCCCGGTCAAAAACTCACGCGGCGAAATCACCGGCTTGATCGGCGGCGGGCTCGATCCCGGCGGCCCGGCCATCTCCGGCTTCATCGGGCCGATGGCGTTGGGCGAGACCGGCTATGCTCAAGTGGTAGATGGGCAGGGGATAGTGGTCGCCTCGACCGTGCCTGGCGCGGTGGGCGCGCCCAGCCAGCACCATGATCTTCTTCTGTCTCTTATCCAGCGCAACGAGCCAACAGTCGCAACGGACGTGCCGGTTATCGAGCAGGGGAAAGAATTTCACGAAGTCATCGCCTTTGCGCCCATCGCGCGCTTGGGATGGGCGGTCACAATCGAGCAAGATCGGGTCGAGGCGCTGGCGCCCATCACTCAGGCTCGCAATCAGATATTGCTGTCGGCTCTTGTCACGCTGGCCCTGGCCATGCTGCTCGTCTGGCTTATCATTCGTCAGGTGACGAGGCCGGTGATGGGGCTTGCCGAGGCGGCGCGGCGGATCGCTACAGGCGATTTGGCCACACCGGTCACCGTTGCCGGGCCAGACGAGGTGGCGGAACTCGGCCACAATTTCGAAGCCATGCGCCGGAAACTGGCCGCGTGGGGGGAGGAATTGGAAGCGGCGGTGCAGAAACGCACCCGTCAACTCTCCGTCCTCTACGCCATTGATCGCGCCGCCGCTCAATCGCTGGAGTTAGACGAAATCCTTGACGACTCGCTGGACAAGGTGCTGGAGGTGCTGGAGGTCGAAGCGGGCGGCATCCTTCTTGTGGAACCGGACAGGGAGACAATGATGCTACGCACGCATCGCGGCCTCTCGGACGAGTTCGCGCGAAACACTCGGCGTATCCGGTTGGGCGAGGGGATTTCTGGCCGCGCCGCCGCCGAGCGCCGGCCGGTCGCCCTCAATATGCCAGACTATCCCACCGAGCGGCTGGCCCCGTTCATCGTCCGCGAGGGTTTTCAGACGCTTGCCAGCACGCCACTTGTTTCGGGCGGCGAACTGGTTGGCGCGCTGAACGTGGGCACGCGCCGACGGCACGCCTTTCCGCCGGAAGAACTGGAACTACTGGAATCCATCGGTCGGCAACTGGGCGGCGCTGTGGCCAACGCCCGGCTGCACGCGGACACGCGGCGGCAGGCGACGCAACTGGGGCTTTTATATGACGCCGGACTGACGATCAACCGCGAGCTTGATCCGCGCCTGCAATTGGAATTCCTGTGCAAGATCGCCATGACTGCGGTGCATGCCGACCGCGCCGAATTCTTCCGTTGCGACGCGGCGGGCGGCCAAATGCGATTCGAAATCAGCGTCGGTTACAGCGAAGAGACACAAAAGGCTTTGAGCAGGTTAACTTTCCCGCTGGATGAAGCGCGCGGGCTGGTCGGCTGGGTTGCCCAGAATCGCCTGCCAGTTTATCTGCCGGATGTGTCCGCCGATCCGCGCTGGATCACAATTGATTCTGAGATTCGCTCGGCGCTGTGGGTGCCCGTCCTCCACGAAAAAGAGCTACTCGGCACGCTCGGCGTGTCAAGCGCGCGCGTCAATGCCTTTACGCCGCACGATGAGCGGTTACTTGTGCTCTTTGCCAATCAGGTCGCCGTGGCGATGGAGAACACGCGGCTGTTCGAGGCCACTCAGCATGAACTCGTCGAGCGCAAGCGGGCGGAGGAGGCCCTGCACACTTCCGAGCAGGAGTACCGCACGCTGGTGGAGAACGCCACCGAACTGATCTGGACGATGGACACCGAGGGGCGCTTCACCTTCGGCAACCGGCGGTCCGAAGAGGTCAGCGGCCACAAATTAACAGATTGGATCGGCAAGAGTTTCGCCCCGGTTATTGCGCCGCCGGAGGACTTGCCGCGCATCCAGCAGATCGTTCTCGACACCCTCGCCGGGAAACCGCAGAGTTATGAGGTAGGCATTTTCCGCGCCGACGGCAGTATCTTATCTCTCTCGGTCAATACCACGCCGCTGTACCGTGACGGGCAGGTGGTCGGCGCTATCAGTTTCGGACGAGATGTCACGGCGCAGAAGGCAACCGAGGCCGCGCTGGCACAGCGCATGACCGAACTCTCCGCGCTCTTCGAGTTGAGCGGCGCGTTGCGCGGCGTCGAAGGCGTTGAGCACATGCTCCCGATCATTGTTCAGAAGGCCGTTGAGGCCTGCCGCGCCGACTGCGGCAACGTGTTATTGCTGGACGAAAGCGGCGAGACGCTCGTTTGCCGCTATGGAACGGGCGCGCGGCAAGCCCTGGTGGGTGCGCGCCTGCGGCTGGGTCAGGGCATTTCTGGCCGGGTGGCGCAGAGCGGCGCGCCGCACCTCAGCCCCGACTTCCAGCATGATCCCCTGCTCACCTTTGAAATTGCTATGACCACGCGCCTGCCCGAAATCGCCAGCGACATCTGCGTCCCGCTGCGTGTCGGCGAGCAGGTGGTGGGCGCGATGCACGTCAGCACTTACACGCCCCGGACTTGCGCCGAGACCGAGTTTCGCCTGCTCACCGCCATCGCCGACATGGCCGCCAATGCTCTCCGCCGCGCCAGCCTCTTCGAACAGTTGGAGCACCGCGTACACGAACTTTCTGCTCTTTTCGACATGAACAAGATGGTCACCGCCACTTTGCGCATTGAGGACGTTCTGGCGTTTGTCGTCGGCGCGGTGACCGGCGTCGCGCGCGCCGAGGGGGGCTATATTTTCCTCTGGGACGAGCGGGAGGAGCGGCTGGTGCTGCGCGCGTCGCAGGGGTTCCTCGCCGAGGACGTAGGACGTATAAAGTATCGTCTGGGCGAGGGGCTGGCCGGCTGGGCCTTTCTGGAGAGCCAAACCGTCAACATCCCCGATTTGGCCGCCGACCCCCGTTGGAAACGGGAACCTGAACACGAGGCCCCGCTCCCTTCAGGTCGGGCCAACAATGCGCTGGTCGTCCCGCTGCTCGTCGGGAAAAAAGCGTTGGGCGTATTGGGAGTGATCAACAAAACCGGCGCGCCGGCCCCTTCGACGGAGTTTACAGTCGGCGACGAATCGCTCCTCACTACGCTGGCCGGACAGACCGCCACCGCCATTGAGAATGCCCGCCTGTACGAGGACGTTCGCGGCCTCTCGGTCGCCGCCATTCGCTCACTAACGGCGGCGATTGACGCCCGCGATCCATACACGGGCGGGAATTCGGACGACGTGGCGCATCTGGCAGTGCAGCTCGCCCGCGAACTGGGCTGGAGCGGCGCGGATTTGGAAATGATGGAGTTCGCCGCCCTGCTGCACGACGTGGGCAAAATTGCCGTGCCTGACGCGGTGCTGAGGAAAACCACGCCGCTGACTCCCGACGAATGGAATATCATTCGTCTGCACCCCTATCATAGCGCGCAGATTGTCAAGCCAATCGAGCCGCTGCAGCGCATCGTCTCTTGGATCTATCACCATCAAGAACGATGGGATGGGACAGGCTACCCGGACGGGTTGAAAGGCGAAGCCATCCCGCTCGCGTCGCGCATCATTGCTGTAGTGGATGCCTTCAACGCCATGACCACCAACCGGCCCTATCGCAGAACCAAGAGCCGGGAGGAGGCCATCGGCGAACTGCGACGTTGTGCCGGCACGCACTTCGACCCGCAGGTTGTGGATGTGTTTTTGCGAGAGGCAGGGGGGTGA
- a CDS encoding peroxidase: MPWIKQIPIEEATGLLKAQFDAALKRAGRVWNIVHIMSLNARTMRDSIGFYATLMMGESPLTRAQREMLATVVSAENHCLY; the protein is encoded by the coding sequence ATGCCCTGGATAAAACAAATTCCCATCGAAGAAGCAACCGGCCTGCTCAAGGCGCAGTTTGATGCGGCCCTCAAGCGCGCCGGTCGAGTTTGGAATATCGTTCACATCATGTCGTTGAACGCCAGAACTATGCGCGACAGCATCGGCTTTTACGCGACGCTGATGATGGGCGAGTCGCCGCTCACCCGCGCCCAGCGCGAGATGCTGGCAACCGTCGTCTCCGCCGAGAATCACTGCCTCTACTGA